Proteins from one Cryptomeria japonica chromosome 4, Sugi_1.0, whole genome shotgun sequence genomic window:
- the LOC131050367 gene encoding putative disease resistance protein At5g47280: MMQIFNCKTLSVRAAAQLKVLTPLIQEIYISDLKLPKDKQNPIFHQFYNTLVRGAELVKKCENIGTFNLLVNYRYAMQILKFEKDINGFLGLIPLHMMLDTRDLLEELKKNYQSESADISRGLNDFIFKQASMLTNDPSQNTMMLQQMVLDDLVDSCDIVGDSASYNHDNGYGKSKIVVGLEKSTGDLKELLFNNEVSVVGVQCMGGGGKTTLALTVCNDPQIKGYFGNNIFFITVSQSPNLKTILEIMWEKIVGKNKPEFQNVEDAHIQLQEQLLKQLNLKPTLVILDDVWNRVSLENLLFEGPGYKTLITTRDSSIIPKDLSTRVYQLPLLGQEDALSLFCFWAFGQTSIPWTVDATLVKEVQAECKGLPLALKVIASSLHGEPPVVWEIAKNKLSKAEPISDYHKEGLFKCLETSIDLLDDVVRECFLDLGSFPEDTKICADALLDIWVYFRNLEWQDAFVILLELASRNLLNLTSNSGSGAAISHGSVSELYFYQHDVMRDLALYLGYHGDLVHRKRLLMPRKELNLPGSWAFCDTQFDAQIVSVHTGPMGENQWYEMNFPEAEALILLFTASEYYLPPFLKSMKKLKFLMVYNYGTRRATVKGLETLSSLTQLKSVRLEKVIATTVLKQSKALQNLEKLSLSLCEGFKNTSTFNNTKLHDFNMDHCSDLEELPPNICYMPSAHMWSITNCHQVQKLPYDLGNLSSLRVLRLSALPGLKELPSSIGNLGWLEYLDISVCVGLKELPEEIGQLKNLSELDMRECSRLKRLPRSVLGLTSLKHVICDEKIGKQWLKAKGISIPELRVEIVEVQFSLDWLDH, from the exons ATGATGCAGATTTTCAATTGCAAGACTCTCAGCGTCAGAGCCGCTGCCCAGCTGAAGGTTTTAACCCCACTCATTCAGGAAATTTATATTTCGGATCTAAAATTGCCCAAGGATAAGcaaaatcccatttttcaccaGTTTTACAATACACTTGTGAGAGGTGCTGAACTAGTGAAAAAATGCGAAAATATTGGTACTTTCAACCTGCTTGTCAATTATAGGTATGCAATGCAGATTCTCAAGTTTGAAAAGGATATTAATGGGTTCCTGGGCTTGATTCCTCTCCACATGATGCTTGATACCAGAGATCTTTTAGAAGAACTGAAAAAAAATTACCAATCCGAGTCTGCTGATATAAGCAGGGGACTCAATGATTTCATCTTCAAGCAAGCTTCCATGCTAACAAACGACCCCTCCCAAAATACCATGATGCTTCAACAAATGGTTTTAGATGATTTGGTTGACTCTTGCGATATTGTAGGAGATTCTGCAAGCTATAATCATGATAATGGTTATGGAAAATCTAAAATTGTCGTTGGTCTGGAGAAATCCACTGGGGATTTGAAGGAGCTTTTGTTTAACAATGAAGTGTCTGTCGTTGGAGTTCAGTGTATGGGAGGAGGAGGTAAAACGACGTTGGCCTTGACTGTCTGCAACGATCCTCAAATTAAAG GTTATTTTGGAAACAACATTTTTTTCATCACAGTTTCACAATCCCCAAATCTCAAAACCATTTTAGAGATCATGTGGGAAAAGATAGTTGGGAAGAACAAACCTGAGTTTCAGAATGTGGAAGATGCACATATACAGCTGCAGGAGCAGCTGCTGAAGCAACTGAACTTGAAGCCAACTCTGGTGATTCTGGATGATGTCTGGAACAGAGTAAGCCTGGAAAATTTGCTATTTGAAGGCCCAGGGTATAAAACCCTCATCACAACTAGAGACAGTTCCATTATACCAAAAGACCTCTCTACTCGAGTGTATCAGTTGCCATTGCTGGGCCAGGAAGATGCTCTTTCACTTTTCTGCTTCTGGGCATTCGGACAGACATCAATTCCATGGACTGTAGATGCAACTCTAGTGAAGGAG GTCCAAGCAGAATGTAAAGGTTTGCCATTAGCTCTTAAGGTGATTGCAAGCTCGTTGCATGGGGAACCTCCTGTAGTCTGGGAGATAGCAAAGAATAAGCTTTCCAAAGCGGAACCAATATCAGATTATCACAAAGAGGGGCTTTTCAAATGCTTGGAGACGAGTATTGATTTGTTAGATGATGTGGTGAGAGAATGTTTCTTAGACTTGGGGTCATTTCCAGAGGACACAAAGATCTGTGCTGATGCCCTGCTAGATATTTGGGTTTATTTTCGCAATCTGGAATGGCAGGATGCCTTTGTCATCCTGTTGGAACTTGCAAGCCGAAATCTATTGAATTTAACCAGCAATTCAGG GAGCGGAGCAGCAATTTCTCATGGAAGTGTCTCTGAGCTGTACTTTTATCAGCACGATGTAATGAGAGATTTGGCCTTGTATCTCGGATACCATGGCGATTTAGTCCACAGGAAGAGGTTACTTATGCCCAGAAAAGAGCTTAATTTACCAGGGTCATGGGCATTTTGTGATACACAGTTTGATGCTCAAATTGTCTCTGTTCACACAG GCCCTATGGGGGAAAATCAGTGGTACGAGATGAATTTCCCGGAAGCAGAGGCTCTGATATTACTCTTTACCGCGAGTGAATATTACCTCCCTCCATTTTTGAAATCCATGAAGAAATTGAAATTTCTCATGGTATACAATTATGGCACAAGGAGAGCAACTGTGAAAGGTTTAGAAACCCTATCTtcactcactcaactcaaaagcgtCCGCTTGGAGAAAGTGATTGCAACAACTGTACTAAAACAGAGCAAAGCACTGCAGAACTTGGAGAAGCTATCTTTAAGCTTATGTGAAGGTTTTAAAAATACATCCACATTCAACAATACCAAGCTGCATGATTTTAACATGGACCACTGCAGTGATTTAGAGGAGTTGCCCCCAAATATCTGCTATATGCCTTCTGCTCACATGTGGTCTATTACCAACTGCCATCAGGTTCAAAAGTTACCATATGACCTTGGAAATCTGAGCTCTTTGAGAGTGTTGAGGCTGTCAGCACTGCCAGGCCTAAAAGAGCTGCCATCATCAATTGGAAATCTTGGGTGGTTGGAATATCTGGACATTTCAGTATGTGTGGGTCTGAAAGAACTTCCAGAGGAAATAGGCCAACTGAAGAATTTAAGTGAGTTAGATATGAGAGAGTGTTCTCGTTTGAAGAGGCTGCCTAGAAGTGTTTTGGGACTGACTTCCCTGAAACATGTTATCTGCGATGAGAAGATTGGGAAACAGTGGTTGAAGGCCAAAGGAATATCTATCCCAGAGCTCAGAGTTGAAATTGTGGAAGTACAATTCAGTTTGGATTGGCTTGATCATTGA